A window of Mangifera indica cultivar Alphonso chromosome 13, CATAS_Mindica_2.1, whole genome shotgun sequence contains these coding sequences:
- the LOC123194839 gene encoding uncharacterized protein LOC123194839 gives MPLYDCMLLAKPHVKKEAFMDLVARVGKHVCSRNGVVTEIKSFGTVQLGYGIKKLDGRFFQGQMMQLTMMATPNINKELHYLNKEDRLLRWLLVKHRDTKYGLDFLSEEDGNAELSKFPLSSIYDDEDLDEDDDDDDEYVAEQEERKD, from the exons ATGCCTCTTTATGATTGTATGTTGCTGGCAAAACCACATGTGAAAAAAGAAGCGTTCATGGATTTGGTAGCACGAGTTGGCAAGCATGTTTGCAGTAGAAATGGGGTTGTTACTGAAATCAAATCATTTGGAACTGTTCAGTTGGGCTATGGTATCAAGAAGCTTGATGGAAGATTCTTTCAG GGTCAAATGATGCAGCTGACTATGATGGCTACACCCAACATCAATAAGGAGCTACATTATCTGAACAAGGAAGATAGGCTACTGCGTTGGCTTTTGGTTAAACACAGAGACACAAAATATGGGCTGGATTTTCTTAGTGAAGAAGATGGAAATGCTGAGCTTAGCAAATTTCCCCTAAGCAGCATCTATGATGATGAGGACCTTGATGAAGATGACGACGATGATGATGAATATGTTGCAGAGCAAGAGGAAAGAAAAGATTAG
- the LOC123194838 gene encoding sugar transport protein 7-like, translating to MAGGHMGPAGVAKERAERYQGRVTFSVVIACLVAAVGGALFGYDTGISGGVTSMDPFLKKFFPDVYKKKGLAHENNYCKFNDQGLSAFTSSLYLAGMVASLIASPVTRNYGRRTSIICGGISFLIGSALNAAAVNLAMLLLGRIMLGIGIGFGNQAVPVYLSEMAPTHLRGALNMMFQLATTLGIFTANMINYGTQELEWGWRLSLGLAALPALLMTVGGLFLPETPNSLIERGRVEEGRKVLEKMRGTTNVQAEFEDMLDASELAKSIKNPFRNILEKRNRPQLVLAICMPMFQILTGINSILFYAPVLFQSMGFKGNASLISSALTGAVLALSTVLSIAAVDRLGRRPLLISGGIQMILYQVVVSIILGIKLGNNQGLSKGFSVLVVIVICLFVLAFGWSWGPLGWTVPSEIFPLETRSAGQGITVAVNLLFTFAIAQSFLSLLCGLKFGIFLFFAAWVLIMTTFVFFLLPETKGVPIEEMILLWRKHWFWKKIMPDME from the exons ATGGCAGGAGGGCATATGGGACCTGCTGGTGTGGCAAAGGAGAGGGCTGAAAGATATCAAGGGAGGGTTACATTTTCTGTGGTTATTGCCTGCCTTGTGGCTGCCGTTGGTGGGGCACTTTTTGGTTATGATACTGGAATTTCAG GAGGAGTGACATCTATGGATCCATTTCTTAAGAAATTCTTTCCTGATGTTTATAAGAAAAAGGGTCTTGCACATGAAAACAACTACTGCAAGTTCAATGATCAGGGGCTTTCAGCATTTACATCTTCTCTATACCTTGCTGGTATGGTTGCATCCCTAATAGCATCGCCAGTTACGAGGAATTATGGTCGCCGCACAAGTATAATTTGCGGTGGCATCAGTTTTCTCATCGGTTCAGCTTTAAATGCTGCAGCCGTCAACCTTGCAATGCTCCTCTTGGGTCGGATCATGCTTGGCATTGGCATTGGTTTTGGAAATCAG GCTGTTCCGGTATATCTATCAGAGATGGCTCCGACCCATCTTCGAGGAGCCTTGAACATGATGTTTCAGTTAGCAACCACCCTTGGAATATTTACTGCAAACATGATCAATTATGGAACACAGGAGCTTGAATGGGGATGGAGGCTCTCACTTGGCCTAGCTGCATTGCCAGCTTTATTGATGACAGTGGGAGGGCTATTTCTTCCGGAAACACCCAACAGTCTGATCGAGAGGGGACGTGTCGAGGAAGGGAGAAAAGTGTTGGAGAAAATGAGAGGAACCACGAATGTTCAGGCTGAGTTTGAAGACATGCTTGATGCAAGTGAATTGGCTAAGTCAATAAAGAATCCTTTCAGAAACATCCTGGAGAAAAGGAACCGACCACAATTGGTTTTGGCAATCTGCATGCCCATGTTTCAGATCCTCACAGGCATCAATTCAATTCTCTTCTATGCTCCAGTGTTGTTTCAGTCTATGGGGTTCAAGGGAAATGCTTCTTTGATCTCATCGGCTTTGACAGGAGCTGTTTTAGCATTGTCAACTGTTCTTTCTATTGCAGCTGTAGATAGATTAGGCCGAAGACCTTTACTTATCAGTGGTGGAATACAAATGATTTTATACCAG GTGGTAGTTTCCATAATCCTGGGGATAAAGCTAGGCAACAATCAAGGTCTCTCAAAAGGCTTTTCAGTATTGGTGGTGATTGTGATTTGCCTGTTCGTCTTAGCCTTTGGATGGTCATGGGGACCTCTAGGCTGGACTGTGCCAAGTGAAATATTCCCATTAGAAACAAGATCAGCCGGACAAGGCATCACCGTTGCAGTCAACCTCTTATTCACATTCGCCATAGCTCAGAGCTTCCTTTCCCTTCTCTGCGGCCTCAAGTTTGgcatcttcctcttctttgcTGCATGGGTTCTCATCATGACCACATTTGTCTTCTTCTTGCTGCCTGAAACCAAAGGAGTCCCAATTGAAGAGATGATCCTCCTATGGAGGAAGCACTGGTTCTGGAAAAAGATCATGCCCGATATGGAATGA
- the LOC123194762 gene encoding transmembrane 9 superfamily member 11 — translation MDLTSNFSIWVLFVFLISQSFCYGFYLPGSYPYKYAVGDGLSVKVNSITSIDTEMPFSYYSLPFCKPLEGVKDSAENLGELLMGDRIENSPYRFKMYTNESDIFLCKTDPLSKDDFDLLKKRIDEMYQVNLILDNLPAIRYTMKDGYLLRWTGFPVGVMYQDGYYVFNHLKFKVLVHKYEETNVARVMGTGDAAEVIPTKASEGSDEPGYMVVGFEVVPCSVMHNRDLVKDLKMYGKYPNPIKCDSTIVSMPIREGQPIMFTYEVNFDVSDIKWPSRWDAYLKMEGSKVHWFSILNSLMVITFLAGIVLVIFLRTVRRDLTRYEELDKEAQAQMNEELSGWKLVVGDVFRAPSNPGLLCIVVGDGVQILGMAVVTILFAALGFMSPASRGTLITGMLFFYMILGVPGGYVAVRLWRTIGCGDLKGWASVAWRVACFFPGIAFLILTTLNFLLWGSHSTGAIPFSLFVILLLLWFCISVPLTLFGGYLGAKAPHIEYPVRTNQIPREIPAQKYPSWLLVLGAGTLPFGTLFIELFFIMSSIWMGRVYYVFGFLLIVLILLVVVCAEVSLVLTYMHLCVEDWNWWWKSFLASGSVAIYIFLYSINYLVFDLRSLSGPVSATLYLGYSLFMVIAIMLATGTVGFLSSFWFVHYLFSSVKLD, via the coding sequence ATGGACCTAACTAGCAATTTTAGCATCTGGGTATTGTTTGTTTTCTTGATATCTCAGTCTTTTTGTTATGGATTTTACTTGCCTGGTAGCTACCCTTATAAATACGCTGTCGGTGATGGGTTGTCTGTGAAAGTTAATTCGATTACTTCCATAGACACCGAAATGCCCTTTAGTTATTACAGTTTGCCCTTTTGTAAGCCTCTAGAGGGCGTTAAAGATAGTGCTGAGAATCTTGGTGAGCTTCTGATGGGTGATAGGATTGAGAATTCTCCGTATAGGTTTAAGATGTACACCAATGAAAGTGATATCTTTTTGTGTAAAACGGATCCGTTATCGAAAGATGATTTCGATTTGTTGAAGAAGAGGATTGATGAGATGTATCAGGTTAATTTGATCCTTGATAATTTGCCTGCAATAAGGTACACCATGAAGGATGGCTATCTTTTGAGATGGACTGGCTTCCCAGTTGGGGTTATGTATCAAGATGGGTATTACGTGTTTAATCATTTGAAGTTTAAGGTTCTTGTCCACAAGTACGAGGAAACTAATGTTGCTCGTGTTATGGGAACCGGGGATGCGGCTGAGGTGATTCCCACAAAAGCAAGTGAGGGATCTGATGAACCTGGTTATATGGTTGTTGGATTTGAGGTTGTGCCATGTAGTGTGATGCATAATCGTGATTTGGTGAAGGATTTGAAGATGTATGGCAAGTACCCGAATCCGATTAAATGTGATTCGACCATTGTGTCTATGCCTATTAGGGAGGGTCAACCAATCATGTTTACTTATGAGGTTAACTTTGATGTGAGTGATATTAAGTGGCCATCGCGTTGGGATGCTTATTTGAAGATGGAGGGATCAAAGGTCCATTGGTTCTCAATCTTGAATTCTCTTATGGTCATTACTTTCCTTGCTGGTATTGTTCTTGTGATCTTTTTGAGGACTGTTCGGCGGGATCTGACTCGGTATGAGGAGCTTGACAAGGAGGCTCAAGCACAGATGAATGAGGAGTTGTCTGGGTGGAAGCTTGTTGTGGGGGATGTTTTCCGTGCCCCGAGCAATCCTGGACTTTTGTGTATTGTTGTTGGAGATGGAGTACAGATTCTCGGGATGGCTGTCGTGACTATATTGTTTGCTGCTCTTGGATTCATGTCACCAGCTTCTCGTGGAACTCTTATCACAGGTATGCTATTTTTCTACATGATTCTTGGTGTTCCAGGAGGCTATGTTGCTGTTCGTCTATGGAGGACAATTGGCTGTGGTGATCTTAAAGGATGGGCTTCTGTGGCATGGAGGGTTGCTTGTTTCTTCCCTGGTATTGCCTTTTTGATTCTGACAACTTTGAATTTCCTGTTGTGGGGTAGTCATAGCACAGGAGCCATTCCATTCTCTTTGTTTGTTATTCTGCTTCTGTTATGGTTCTGTATATCTGTACCCCTTACCCTTTTTGGTGGATACCTTGGGGCAAAGGCACCTCATATAGAATACCCTGTTAGAACCAACCAGATCCCACGTGAAATCCCGGCTCAGAAATACCCATCTTGGCTTTTAGTTCTTGGTGCTGGCACTCTTCCATTTGGTACCCTCTTCATTGAGCTCTTCTTTATCATGTCTAGCATCTGGATGGGACGTGTTTACTACGTTTTTGGTTTCctcttgattgttttgattCTGCTCGTGGTGGTTTGCGCTGAAGTGTCTCTTGTTCTCACATACATGCATCTTTGTGTTGAAGACTGGAATTGGTGGTGGAAATCTTTCCTTGCGTCTGGATCAGTTGCGATCTACATTTTCTTGTACTCGATAAACTATCTTGTTTTTGATCTCCGAAGTTTGAGTGGACCTGTCTCAGCCACTCTCTATCTGGGATACTCTCTCTTCATGGTCATAGCAATTATGCTAGCAACCGGCACTGTTGGCTTCCTTTCTTCATTCTGGTTTGTGCATTACCTGTTCTCTTCAGTGAAGCTGGACTGA